From Paenibacillus sp. PL2-23:
GCCAGCTCCGCATAACAGCCATGCCGCTCCAGCTCCTGCTGAAGCTCATAGCCTGACAGTGCTCCCGTTCCATCCGTTAACAGGATTCGTAGCGGATCATACGCGATAGCAGAATGAGCGCACTCGTCGCTGGCCCCCTGCCCCGGCATCGTCCACCTCAACGAGCTGCCCTGTAGCCACCTCCGGAATTGTTGCACCGCTTCGATCGACTCCTGGTATAAAGCCTCACCCGCGGATTGAACTATAGCCCGGGCAATATCCAGCGACGCGAGGATGGGAAAGGATGGACTGGAGCTCTGCAGCATGGCAAGCGTTTCTCTCAGCCTCTCACGGTCTATTCGCTGCCCTTGTACATGCAGCATAGCTCCCATGGTCATAGCCGGCAAGGTTTTATGCGTGGACTGGACAACAGCATCCGCTCCAGCCTGAATCGCTGAAGTCGGAAGCTGCGGATGAAAGCCGTAATGCGCGCCATGCGCCTCGTCTACGAGAAGCGGAATTCCAGCGCTGCGGCATCGCGCAATATAGTCGTCCAGCCTCACACTCATGCCATAATAGTTGGGCGTCGATAGGAATACCGCCTTGGCTTCGGGAACCATCATCAGCGCTTCCTCCACCTGCTGTATGCTCGGAATGGTCGCCAATTGGGTGTGGGGCTCGTATTCAGGGTAAAGGAATACCGCCTTGGCTCCCGCCAGCCTCAGCCCATTGATAATGGACTTATGTACATTGCGCTGCACGATGATGGTGTCCCCTGGCTGGCATACGGTCAGAATAAGCGCCAAATTGCCAGAGGTGCTCCCGCCAACGAGGAAATAAGTGTCCTCCGAGCCAAAGCAAGCCGCTGCCAGCCGCTGCGCTTCCTGGATGGAAGCCTCCGGGTGATGGAGATCATCCGTGGAGGATAGCTCGGTCACATCCAGTGCCAGCAAAGGGGCAAAACAATCCTCTATGCCGCTCTTGTGCTGTCCCGCCTTTTCTAATCCGTATTGCAGAGCCTCGCCCTGATGATGGCCTGGAACATGAAAGCTGACAGGATTACTCCTGGCGTGCTGAGCTAAAGCGTCATAAAGCGGAGTACGCCATTGCTGTTGCTGTTGTTGCTGCTGATTCTGTGCCAACTCGACACATCCTTCCTTCGAATACTGTGCTTCGTCTATTGTAACGAAGCTGTGAAGCTGACGTAAACTTTAAATGCCAAGTTGAAACGGCTGTCGCCGTCCTTGGCGGCGCAGCGCGTTTCATTCCGAGAATTCTAAGCTCAGTTAAGCTGTAAAACCTATAAATTAGAATTGCAAAAAAAACAGCCTCTGTCTCCAGGGCTGCTTACGCGTTTTTTTCTACAAATAGCTGCTTCATCTGATG
This genomic window contains:
- a CDS encoding aminotransferase class I/II-fold pyridoxal phosphate-dependent enzyme, producing the protein MAQNQQQQQQQQWRTPLYDALAQHARSNPVSFHVPGHHQGEALQYGLEKAGQHKSGIEDCFAPLLALDVTELSSTDDLHHPEASIQEAQRLAAACFGSEDTYFLVGGSTSGNLALILTVCQPGDTIIVQRNVHKSIINGLRLAGAKAVFLYPEYEPHTQLATIPSIQQVEEALMMVPEAKAVFLSTPNYYGMSVRLDDYIARCRSAGIPLLVDEAHGAHYGFHPQLPTSAIQAGADAVVQSTHKTLPAMTMGAMLHVQGQRIDRERLRETLAMLQSSSPSFPILASLDIARAIVQSAGEALYQESIEAVQQFRRWLQGSSLRWTMPGQGASDECAHSAIAYDPLRILLTDGTGALSGYELQQELERHGCYAELADPQYVLLVVGPHAGREALPRLKEALVHIHSSVAPSTGVAATNPAQAVKADAAISRSELVSFTRSTRASKQRVKLLGALNQLSGEMVVPYPPGIPVLYTGERISSEHIAHIERLARSGARFQGAKDEAMETIAIIIEEKC